One part of the Atribacterota bacterium genome encodes these proteins:
- a CDS encoding L-2-amino-thiazoline-4-carboxylic acid hydrolase, with amino-acid sequence MIRKDQQEDKEVKKKKEESQNYIIGLMALLYSDTIKHLSAKFGQEVIDEARKAFIDSMVNDARKAFQNKKDKSLKSFLDWLLSGLTEGHEYEVVESKEDSVKFRFTKCPWAEYFIKIGNPEIGKFFCLADEPLAKAFNEKINFKRTMTIMDGDKYCNHHYFIDSEEKTY; translated from the coding sequence ATGATTAGGAAAGACCAGCAAGAAGACAAAGAAGTTAAAAAGAAAAAGGAAGAAAGCCAAAATTATATCATAGGGCTTATGGCTCTTCTCTATTCTGATACTATAAAGCACTTATCAGCTAAGTTTGGCCAAGAAGTGATTGATGAAGCAAGAAAAGCCTTCATTGATTCCATGGTAAATGATGCACGGAAGGCTTTCCAGAATAAGAAAGATAAGAGTTTAAAATCATTCTTAGACTGGCTACTTTCAGGGTTAACTGAGGGACACGAATATGAGGTTGTAGAATCTAAGGAAGATAGCGTGAAATTCAGGTTTACTAAATGCCCTTGGGCTGAATATTTTATAAAAATCGGTAATCCTGAAATTGGAAAATTCTTTTGTCTGGCAGATGAGCCATTAGCAAAAGCTTTTAATGAAAAGATTAATTTTAAAAGAACAATGACCATTATGGATGGAGACAAGTATTGCAACCATCATTATTTTATTGATTCAGAAGAAAAAACTTACTGA
- a CDS encoding ABC transporter permease, whose protein sequence is MKGNKNLSSLISENFVWILLILLWFFAGMVNKAFFSYLNIVNLLVHSIILGILTLGGSLCLISGFFDLTVESTLVFTGLLAGWLISSDSLASGLLLNPVLTIIIMLITGFLIGIINGLLVAYQKMNPFITTLAMSIVLTGLSVYISKGKSIYPLNSTFNYLGGAKIYGLPVSIIFLIFLYILFHIILTYTPLGRKFYAIGSNIDAARAAGINVELTVLTAYALSGLLAACAGWVLAGRLNSVSSHMSSGLIMYIFAAAVIGGVKLSGGRGRILGIFGGVLLISSVNNFMNLSHVNAFLIQATTGFIILIAMFIDTMKENYFLSNK, encoded by the coding sequence GTGAAAGGTAATAAAAATTTAAGCAGTCTAATTTCTGAAAATTTTGTCTGGATTTTATTGATATTACTATGGTTTTTTGCCGGTATGGTCAATAAGGCATTTTTTAGTTACTTGAATATTGTGAACTTACTGGTACATTCAATTATATTAGGTATTCTAACACTGGGCGGTTCTTTATGTTTGATCAGTGGCTTCTTTGACTTAACTGTTGAATCGACACTTGTTTTTACAGGACTTTTAGCCGGATGGCTTATTTCTTCTGATTCTTTGGCATCGGGATTACTTTTAAATCCGGTGTTAACCATAATAATTATGTTAATTACAGGTTTTCTAATTGGGATTATCAATGGTTTATTAGTGGCATATCAAAAAATGAATCCATTTATTACCACTTTAGCCATGTCGATTGTATTGACAGGATTGAGTGTATATATAAGTAAGGGGAAATCTATTTATCCGCTGAACAGTACCTTTAACTACTTGGGAGGAGCAAAAATTTATGGATTACCAGTTTCCATCATATTCCTTATTTTTCTCTATATCCTGTTTCATATTATATTAACCTATACACCACTGGGAAGGAAATTCTATGCTATTGGAAGTAATATAGACGCTGCAAGGGCTGCTGGCATAAATGTGGAATTAACAGTTCTTACCGCCTATGCCTTAAGTGGATTGTTAGCTGCCTGTGCTGGATGGGTTTTAGCAGGTAGATTAAATTCAGTTTCGTCACATATGTCCTCCGGATTAATCATGTATATATTTGCAGCAGCTGTTATTGGGGGTGTAAAGCTTTCAGGTGGTAGAGGGAGAATACTGGGAATTTTTGGAGGAGTGCTTTTAATTTCATCTGTAAACAATTTTATGAATTTATCTCATGTAAATGCATTCTTGATCCAGGCTACTACAGGATTTATTATTTTAATAGCCATGTTTATTGACACAATGAAAGAAAATTATTTTCTCAGTAACAAGTAA
- a CDS encoding sugar ABC transporter ATP-binding protein, producing MSKDTIVNLRNICKSFGSTRALRNVNFHLEKGEIHAIIGENGAGKTTLVNILYGLIDKDSGEIHIKGTEYKKLSPSVARKIGIAMIPQKIQLVPELSIGENLFLNDWPRAQSSILIDWDKIQNKSHELLKKLELDLDPTTKVANLSYVNQQIIAITKAFFVEQADIIVLDEPTAPLAIHEIEILFNFIRSLKKSNTTSFIYISHFLDEVLKISDMVTILRDGEVVCCNNTESFTLTSLVKYMVGKETDLYPKRDVNIGDTILQVQNISKKPLFKDVSFNLNKGEILGLYGLKGSGRTELVRIICGLDRFESGQIILKGRKIKNHNVEEAITNGIGYLPEDRIKWGMLTGRSIRENATITFLKKLLSIIGLIEIKKESNTVEKYVKQLNIKLSNIDQRIEELSGGNQQKVMVARLLGSGLEVFILDDPTFGIDIKAKKHIHQIMNDLVSSGKSILLISSAITELIEMSDRIIVLKNGEIIESYGKQDFCKLEAV from the coding sequence TAACCTGAGGAACATATGTAAGAGTTTTGGTTCGACAAGGGCCTTAAGAAATGTAAATTTTCACCTAGAAAAAGGGGAAATACATGCCATTATTGGTGAAAATGGGGCAGGCAAAACCACATTGGTTAATATTTTGTATGGATTGATAGATAAGGATTCTGGGGAAATTCATATAAAAGGGACAGAATATAAAAAATTATCCCCTTCTGTTGCTAGAAAAATAGGAATTGCGATGATTCCACAAAAAATTCAACTTGTGCCTGAATTATCGATTGGGGAAAATCTTTTTCTTAATGATTGGCCAAGAGCACAGTCAAGCATATTAATTGACTGGGATAAAATTCAAAATAAATCTCATGAGTTATTAAAAAAATTAGAATTGGATCTTGATCCTACTACAAAGGTTGCCAATTTAAGTTATGTTAATCAGCAGATTATTGCAATCACCAAAGCATTCTTTGTAGAACAAGCTGATATTATAGTTTTAGATGAACCTACAGCACCTCTAGCAATTCATGAAATAGAGATCTTGTTTAATTTTATAAGGTCATTAAAGAAAAGTAATACTACAAGTTTTATATACATTTCTCACTTCCTTGATGAAGTGTTAAAAATTTCAGATATGGTTACCATACTCAGAGATGGAGAGGTTGTATGTTGTAATAATACTGAAAGCTTTACCCTGACCAGCCTTGTTAAATATATGGTTGGGAAAGAAACAGACCTTTATCCAAAAAGAGACGTCAATATTGGAGACACTATTTTGCAGGTGCAAAATATTTCAAAAAAACCTTTATTCAAAGATGTTAGTTTTAATCTTAATAAAGGGGAAATCCTGGGTTTATATGGATTAAAAGGCTCTGGGCGGACAGAATTGGTAAGGATAATATGTGGACTGGATCGTTTTGAGAGTGGACAGATTATATTGAAAGGTAGAAAAATTAAAAACCATAACGTTGAAGAGGCAATTACGAATGGTATAGGCTATCTTCCTGAAGATAGGATAAAATGGGGTATGTTAACTGGTAGATCTATCAGGGAGAACGCTACCATTACTTTTCTGAAGAAACTGTTAAGTATAATTGGTTTAATAGAGATAAAGAAGGAAAGCAATACTGTAGAAAAATATGTTAAACAACTGAATATCAAGCTTTCTAATATAGATCAAAGAATTGAAGAACTTAGCGGAGGTAATCAGCAGAAAGTAATGGTTGCCAGATTATTAGGAAGTGGTTTAGAAGTATTTATTCTGGATGATCCTACTTTTGGCATCGATATTAAAGCAAAAAAACATATTCATCAAATCATGAACGATTTAGTCAGCAGTGGTAAATCTATCCTGCTGATAAGCTCAGCTATTACAGAGTTAATAGAAATGAGTGATAGAATTATTGTGCTTAAAAATGGTGAAATTATTGAAAGTTATGGGAAGCAGGATTTTTGTAAATTGGAGGCAGTCTAA